One window of the Chitinophaga niabensis genome contains the following:
- a CDS encoding N-acetylmuramoyl-L-alanine amidase, translated as MGKQNKWLIITMIVSICGCAPQPYKVTNKVYRKQAKALSGVIRQEPGNIPVNAVPATDWWAGTTNFNLRKPNLVIIHHTAQNSCEQTLRTFTLERTQVSAHYVICRNGTIHHMLNDYLRAWHGGVSKWGSITDINSSSIGIELDNNGSEPFDSMQIRSLIVLLDTLKHRYNIPADNFIGHGDIAPKRKVDPSVLFPWEQLAQKGFGIWYGDTTNIQVPEPFSVPMALRLVGYDVKDTTEAVQAFKRHFIPADSLSTKGQLDGPGRKILYSIINR; from the coding sequence ATGGGAAAACAGAACAAATGGCTGATCATAACCATGATCGTTTCGATCTGTGGTTGTGCGCCGCAACCTTACAAGGTTACCAACAAAGTTTACCGCAAGCAGGCAAAAGCACTGTCTGGTGTGATACGGCAGGAGCCGGGCAATATTCCGGTGAATGCAGTGCCTGCAACAGACTGGTGGGCTGGTACCACTAACTTCAACCTGCGGAAGCCTAATTTAGTGATCATTCACCATACTGCCCAGAACTCCTGTGAACAAACCCTGCGCACTTTTACGCTGGAACGTACGCAGGTAAGCGCGCATTATGTGATCTGCAGGAACGGTACCATTCATCATATGCTGAACGACTACCTGCGTGCCTGGCATGGCGGTGTATCCAAATGGGGCAGTATAACAGACATTAATTCATCTTCTATCGGCATTGAGCTGGATAATAACGGCAGCGAGCCCTTTGACTCCATGCAGATCCGCAGCCTGATCGTATTGCTGGATACTCTCAAACACCGCTATAATATCCCGGCAGATAATTTCATCGGCCATGGAGATATTGCGCCTAAACGAAAGGTAGACCCGAGTGTACTTTTCCCCTGGGAGCAACTGGCGCAAAAAGGTTTTGGGATCTGGTACGGGGATACCACCAATATACAGGTCCCGGAGCCTTTCAGCGTGCCGATGGCATTGCGGCTGGTGGGATATGATGTGAAGGATACAACAGAGGCGGTGCAGGCCTTTAAACGGCATTTTATCCCGGCTGATTCCCTCAGTACCAAAGGTCAGCTGGATGGGCCGGGGCGAAAGATATTATATAGCATTATTAACAGGTAA
- a CDS encoding DeoR/GlpR family DNA-binding transcription regulator, with product MSMINIAERHKFILSKLYEKGYVNVVELCKELDVSGVTIRKDLKLLEDKSLLYRSHGGATVQNPYTNDKPVNEKEKIRREEKNNIGKAAASLIVPGDAIIIASGTTVLALAKHIQPRGPLMIITSALHVALELNRFHDIEILQLGGVIRNNSSSVAGSYAEKILSDFSCSKLFLGVDGIDVEFGLTTTNIGEAHLNQQMMAAAQKTIVLADSSKFGKRGFGRICRLEDVDQIITDKGISEHMVKVLEDMGIEVVIV from the coding sequence ATGTCGATGATCAACATAGCAGAACGCCACAAATTTATCCTTAGCAAACTTTATGAGAAAGGTTATGTGAACGTAGTGGAGCTGTGTAAAGAATTAGATGTTTCAGGGGTTACTATCCGTAAAGACCTGAAACTGCTGGAAGATAAATCCCTGTTATACCGCTCTCACGGCGGAGCTACCGTACAGAACCCCTATACGAACGATAAGCCTGTGAATGAAAAGGAGAAGATCCGGCGGGAAGAAAAGAACAATATCGGTAAAGCTGCCGCATCCCTCATTGTTCCGGGAGATGCTATCATCATTGCTTCGGGTACCACCGTACTGGCACTGGCCAAACACATACAGCCCCGGGGCCCGCTCATGATCATTACTTCTGCCTTACATGTAGCCCTGGAGCTGAACCGTTTTCATGATATTGAAATATTGCAGCTGGGCGGTGTGATCCGCAACAATTCCTCTTCCGTGGCAGGTTCCTATGCAGAGAAGATCCTCAGCGATTTTTCCTGTAGTAAACTGTTCCTGGGAGTAGATGGGATTGATGTAGAGTTCGGCCTTACCACCACCAATATCGGCGAAGCACATCTTAACCAGCAAATGATGGCGGCTGCACAGAAAACCATCGTACTCGCGGATTCTTCCAAGTTCGGAAAACGCGGTTTCGGCAGAATATGCCGTTTGGAAGATGTGGACCAGATCATTACCGATAAAGGTATCTCAGAGCACATGGTGAAGGTGCTGGAAGATATGGGTATTGAAGTGGTGATCGTGTAA
- a CDS encoding sialidase family protein: MIRGLTAFFLLLSLSAGAQSIGALLDKRVMIVADPPFEACHASTITALSSNRLMAAWFAGKQEGSKDVGIWIAVNEDGKWGAPKEIANGIINDTLRYPCWNPVLFKTKAGKLFLFYKVGKNPREWWGMMMTSANNGKSWSKPEQLPEGMLGPIKNKPVQLQNGDILYPSSTESLDEKEWHIHLEKSDKNGQHWSRIPINNDTFSVIQPGILQYPHDSLQLISRSRHNFLVECWSKDNGATWGPLKLTTLPNPNAGTDALTLKNGIKVLVYNPLFKGQEWWEGRSRLYVAASEDGIEWKNIFSLENGDKGEFSYPAVIQTDDGSVHITYTADRKNIRHVVLQVRKKGADGLME; encoded by the coding sequence ATGATACGCGGCCTTACTGCCTTTTTCTTATTGCTTTCTTTATCTGCCGGCGCACAATCCATAGGCGCATTGCTGGATAAAAGGGTGATGATCGTAGCCGATCCTCCCTTTGAAGCCTGTCATGCTTCTACTATTACCGCCCTCAGCAGCAACCGCCTGATGGCTGCCTGGTTTGCAGGGAAACAGGAAGGCAGTAAAGACGTGGGCATCTGGATAGCTGTGAATGAAGATGGAAAATGGGGCGCGCCGAAAGAGATCGCCAATGGTATTATCAACGATACCCTGCGTTATCCCTGCTGGAATCCTGTACTCTTTAAAACCAAAGCAGGCAAACTGTTCCTCTTTTATAAAGTAGGTAAGAATCCCCGGGAATGGTGGGGTATGATGATGACTTCTGCCAATAATGGCAAGTCCTGGTCCAAACCGGAACAATTACCGGAAGGTATGCTCGGCCCCATCAAGAACAAACCTGTTCAGCTACAGAACGGCGATATCCTCTACCCTTCCAGCACTGAAAGCCTTGATGAAAAAGAATGGCATATACACCTGGAAAAGTCTGACAAAAACGGACAGCACTGGAGCCGTATTCCCATCAATAACGATACCTTCAGCGTGATACAGCCCGGCATATTGCAGTATCCGCATGATTCACTGCAACTGATCAGCAGAAGCCGCCACAACTTCCTGGTGGAATGCTGGTCTAAAGACAATGGCGCCACCTGGGGGCCTTTAAAGCTGACTACATTACCTAATCCCAATGCCGGCACTGATGCGCTGACATTGAAGAACGGCATCAAAGTACTGGTGTATAATCCGCTGTTCAAAGGGCAGGAATGGTGGGAAGGAAGAAGCAGGTTGTACGTGGCTGCTTCTGAAGATGGTATTGAATGGAAGAACATCTTCTCCCTGGAAAACGGGGATAAGGGTGAATTCAGTTACCCGGCTGTTATTCAAACGGATGATGGAAGTGTGCACATTACTTATACGGCGGACAGGAAGAATATCCGGCATGTGGTGTTGCAGGTAAGGAAGAAGGGAGCGGATGGATTAATGGAATAG
- a CDS encoding metallophosphoesterase: protein MKKVLQIIFRKPVIWLANKLSSRPESKAVFSNLTQLQQDILKGKQDKGPLLSCHPESARYIILSDQHKGAKDAADDFMIAEENYMKALQYYYNEEYTLINLGDCEELWESTPSKVIEKNRLTLLEEAKFLQKDRYYRIFGNHDLEWNYLIPRNQFLKPIFGDKLKIYEGMILQMPYNNKTFDIFLTHGHQGDQRSDGNAFSKWFVAAVWTPIQRLLDIRMDTVSDSFDLVDLHNIVMYEWTLQAKNTFLISGHTHKPVFVSLDHIDRLTKQLEKATKDQDEALISALQDSLAKRKKEYEGKVLIKTMAQPTYFNTGCCCFSDGDITGIEITDGFIRLIKWEDGARKVLEESPLYYLFEQI from the coding sequence TTGAAGAAAGTACTGCAAATAATATTCCGGAAACCGGTTATCTGGCTCGCCAACAAATTATCATCCCGGCCTGAAAGCAAAGCTGTTTTCAGTAATCTCACGCAATTACAGCAGGATATCCTGAAAGGCAAGCAGGATAAGGGCCCGCTCCTCTCCTGCCATCCGGAGAGCGCGCGTTACATTATCCTTTCAGATCAGCATAAAGGTGCAAAAGATGCTGCGGATGATTTTATGATAGCGGAAGAAAACTACATGAAAGCCCTTCAGTACTACTACAATGAGGAATATACGCTTATTAACCTGGGGGACTGTGAGGAATTATGGGAAAGCACCCCTTCCAAAGTGATAGAAAAGAACCGTTTAACCTTACTGGAAGAGGCAAAATTCCTTCAGAAAGACCGTTATTACCGCATCTTCGGGAATCACGACCTGGAATGGAATTACCTCATTCCCCGGAATCAATTCCTGAAACCCATCTTCGGCGATAAACTAAAGATCTATGAAGGCATGATCCTCCAGATGCCTTATAACAACAAAACTTTCGACATCTTCCTCACCCATGGCCACCAGGGAGATCAGCGCAGTGACGGGAATGCTTTTTCCAAATGGTTTGTAGCTGCTGTCTGGACGCCCATTCAACGTTTGCTGGACATCCGCATGGATACCGTATCAGATTCCTTTGACCTGGTAGACCTGCATAATATTGTGATGTATGAATGGACGCTGCAGGCGAAGAACACCTTCCTTATTTCAGGGCATACACACAAACCCGTATTTGTTTCCCTCGATCATATAGACCGGCTTACGAAACAACTGGAAAAAGCCACGAAGGATCAGGATGAGGCCCTGATTAGTGCTTTACAGGACTCCCTTGCCAAACGCAAAAAGGAATATGAAGGGAAAGTGCTGATAAAAACAATGGCGCAGCCCACCTACTTTAATACAGGCTGTTGTTGTTTCAGTGACGGGGATATTACCGGCATTGAAATAACAGATGGTTTCATCCGCCTGATCAAATGGGAGGACGGCGCCAGGAAAGTACTGGAAGAATCACCGCTCTATTATCTATTTGAGCAGATCTAA